The sequence below is a genomic window from Marmota flaviventris isolate mMarFla1 chromosome 9, mMarFla1.hap1, whole genome shotgun sequence.
GAGAAGTAAGTATCTTATTAGAGCCACCTTGGATGAATAGATTCTTGTTAGACCTGGTTAAATGTCTAAGGGAGCAGACTGAGAccccctctttccctcttcccccAGCTCTCAGGGTTAAATTTGCTTCAGTCTTTCCGAGAGGCAGGGAAGTGGGCTAGGTGGCCTTTTGAGCACACTACTAGCTTGAGAAATTTctgattttacaaatgaagaagacTTAAAAATGTAATGCTTTAGCTCCTAAGCACTAATATTAAAATTGGTTACCATCTAGGGGCACATTAGAAAGATATTCAAGGCTTTGGGAAAGGGGGGAAATAGTGAATTCAGTGAATATAGATGGTCCCAGACTTACAGTGGTTCAGCttaatgatttttcaattttacagGATGTGAAGGCAATATGCATTTAGTAGAaactatactttgaattttgatcttttccgaGAATAGCAATATGTATAGTGTGATGCTCTAGTTCCATGCTAGGCAGTGGCAGCAAGCCACAGCTCCAGTCAGCTACACAATCATAAAAGGAAACACCTGATATACCACACTGTGCTGTATTGCTAAGCCATGATATTTGGTAAGTTAggttaattttatgcattttcagTTTATCCTTTGTTCAGCTTACGATGGGTTTATCAGTACATAACCCCATCCTGAGTCAAGGAGCATCTTATATAATACCAAGGCTGACTTATTACCCTTAGCATTCCATGTAtaaatttttccctttccctcagcTTTTGGGAGGGGCCTAAAGTGGGTGACCCCAGATTTGCGTTTCAGTTCTGAAGAAAAcatccaagaaaaagaaaatggagggagGTGCTCGCAAGCTGGTTCAGCCCATTGCCCTGGATCCCTCAGGACGGCCTGTGTTCCCCATCGGACTAGGGGGTCTAACAGTATATAGCCTGGGGGAGGTGAGTGAGACCAGCAACATATAGAGAGGAGAATCAGAAAAATCTGGGAATGGGGTTGAGCCTTCCCTCCTGGTTCCCATTAGCAGCCCCTTGCTGATCCATACCAACCCCAGAAAATCTCCAATCCCTATGAAACCAGGTCAGATTTGTCTGCTACACAGCCAACACTTTCTCTATTCTCTATGTGATTTCAGTCATTCTTTATAACCCAAAGTGGTTCTAAAGACTACCTCCATAAACACAACTTCTAAATCCTCAGTGACCTCAATCCCAGGTTGGGGAAATCTTTTTTATAGATCATCACCGACCGACCTGGCTTCCATGATGAGAATGCCATCTACCCTGTGGGCTATTGCAGTACTCGGGTGTATGCCAGCATGAAGTGCCCAGACCAGAAGTGTCTGTATACCTGTCAGATCAAGGATGGTGGTGTGCAGCCTCAGGTACTCGATCAAATATaacctctatttttcttttctttttttaagacctTTCTGTGTTCCAGGCACTTAATAAGTATCCCAATTCTGACACTTTACAAAGTGGATACTATATAATCACCATTTGGATAGCCCCAAGATACCAGAGAAGTAACTGGCCCTAAGTCATATCTCTGCTAATAAGTGGTTAAACTGGGATATGGATCTGTATTTGTCTGATTCTCGATTAATGCTTTTCCATTGAACCACACTACTTGGTCACCACGTGAGGTTTGATCAAGCCTGCTTATATTAAGTACAGGCTCAGATACAGGGAAGATTAGTTTGATACACCACCATTTCAGATTGAACCAAAGTGGACATAGCATATGGCTGCATATACTCTTAAGGACCTGGGACTCCTGACCCCTCATGCCATTCTTCATCCTTCTTAGTGCTAAAATGTAATGCAGCTCACTTTCCCCATCTGTTACCTCTTCATATTTGGGAAGAATAGATCATTTTCAGAGTTCCAGGCTTCACTGTCAGATGAGGTTATAGATCACTAGAAAATTGTATGGAAGGAGGTTAGAGGCAACCTACCTCTAATATGAGCAAAAGGTGCTAGAATCCTGAGCCTGCCTGATGCACGTGGGTAATATTGTATCTGGGTAATATTGTATCGCTCCTGTCATCTGACACTGATAGGTGAAAGTAGAAGAGTTCAAGTAACCTTGGTCATGCAGCAATTCTCTTCAGAAAGTAGCACAGAGATCCACTGTTGTAACAGTGTATCCTGTTTATAACAAATCTGTAAGTGCAATGCAAATCTTAATCAAAATTCTAATTGAATTTTTAGTAAAAATTGATAAGCTGAGTAGTCTTCCACCAAAAGATAAAACactaaaacattttctaaaaataaaatgtgagatttttagtttttaagatcACTAACCTCAATCGGACAttatttttaggttattgtgaactaaatctagctttaatttTTTCTGCCCAACCAACATTGACTTcaggccaggtgcggtggcacacatctgcaatcccagcagctcagggtgaggcagaaggattgcgaattaaaagccaacctcagcaaaagtgaggcactaagtaactcagtgagaccctgtctctaaataaaatacaaaatagggctgggaatgtgtctcagtggtcgagtccccctgaattcaatcccccctacctcccccccccaaaaaaaaaagttacttcaggatacaaattaaatacataaaatacttgGTTGTTTACAGATGATGTTATTTCATTGATCTGTTTGTCAATACATGCCAATATGACTAGaggtatatgtgtgtttgtgtttggtattgaagattgaacccaggggtactcgaCATCTGACCTAAATTCCTAGCCCTTTCAATTTGAGACAggagcttgctaagttgctgaggcaggcctgaaatttgtagtcctcctgcctcagcctccaaatagctgtgattacagacatACACCACCATGGCTAGCCCCAATAAGATTTTCAGTTACTTGAGTATGTTTTATGCTATAAATATGTTAAAGGAAAgtgtaaaagaacatttttagtcTTAAAGTAAGGTCAAAATGTTCCTTTAGCAAGATATGGAAACACAGAagctataaaggaaaataataacagagtcaacttttaaaaatttaaatgctttggcatgcacagggccctgggtttgatccccagtaccacaaaaaaaaaaaaaaaaaaaattctcaagtgCTTTGGAAAAAAAGATACCACAGAGTTAAGAAACAAACAGGAAGAACATGTACACCATGGGATTGATGTCCAGATACAGTACTCCTATAgagtaatataaaaataaacaatcaagTAAGGAGGAAGTCACACCTTATTTTTGCCTTTAGGTACATATCAGACTTTAGTAATATCCAGTCTTGGCCAGGGTATAGGAAAATAAGTATGTATACATTAGTCAGAATGAAAACTGGTAATCTTTTTGGAGGGTAACTTGGCAATATCAACAATTTTAATGCATATGTCCTTTGACCCAGAATACTTCTAGGTAATCTCATGTTTCCTAGAGAAATGTGCAAATGAGAATAAAGAATAACATGTAGCAGTGTACATGGAGACTGATcccaagtgtttttaaaatatcatttttatttgtacttaaGGATATAAGTAGCTGGATAGGAAAGGGTCCAAAAAGGTATGGAATTAATTAAATTTTGACTGCTGGAAAGCAGTCAACCAAGAAGTGTGGAATTGAAACAGAAGACTTCTgtatacttgatttttttttttttttttttttttttttggtgtgtgtgtgtggggcgggggggggggggggtagagctagggattgaacccagggccttgtgcatgcaaggtaagcactctaccgactgagctatatccccatccccttgtttgaatttttaacagCACTATAGGGAATTGTCTGTAACCTATATTCTAATATGGTATACAGCAGCTTCAAGTGAAGAAATGTTTGTAAGAGGTATGACTCTACTTCCTCCTTACAGATTAATTGTTCCTTTGTCATTCTCAGTTTGAAATCGTTCCTGAAGATGACCCCCAGAAATATATTGTTGGCTCTTCTGCAGATGCTTGTCATGCAGAACTGCTCAGGACCATAAGTGCTACTAAGTAAGTTGACCAGCAGCTTAAAAAGATCCCTATAGAGCTTTTCTTTCAGTGTGTAGAGATCCctttttaatatacaaaactAACCTGCATCCTTCAGACATCCTAATAGCTAGAGTTTCCAGAGTATCTTTTATCATCCTGTGTATTCCTGTCACTTTTCCATTCTCAAACCTATCTCCATCTCCTTCTAAGCTCTGAAGCTAAATTTCTCCCTCTCCTGTTTAGGGGGGAATTAATGCCTAACCTGCTTCCATCTGGAGCTGACTTTTTTGGATTTTCTCATCCAACTATTCACAACCTGATTCAGAGTTGTCCAGGAGCTCGAAAATGTGTCAAGTAAGTATGGTCAAACTCATTCTGTTGAGAGAACCTCAGTAATCAGCTGACCAAGGACCTAGAGCAGCAGTTACATTGATCTACTATGTCCAAGGCATACTTGCTTCTCAATAAGAGTGCTTCATCACTGACCCTTTTAGCCTCTAGGTAGCAGAGTAGAGCCAGAAACCCCTGGACTTAATTATTACAGGTTCAATATCCTTTATCCAAAGTTCTTGGGACCAGAGGTGTTTTCAAGTATCTGCATACACACAGATATTTGGGGGATGGAACACAAGCCTAATCATAGAAGTCATTTATGTTTCACATGCACCTTACACACATAGTCTGAATGCAGTTTTATACAGTATGTTTTGTGTACCTGTGTGACCTATCACATAATAGGAGTGGAATTTTTCACTCTTGTCTTACCTGGGTACTCAgaaagtttcaaattttggagcattttgtatttcatattttggaattGGGATGCTTAACTTGCATCATTTTTTGTGTACTATAACAGCAAAAAGGATGAGAAGACTAACAGAATAATGTATCACTAAAGAAGCCtccctattttacttttttccccctttggctaatatatttttagatatacataggAGAGGCCTAAAGATCCCTTTGGAGGTAGGAATGGATTATTAGAGGCAGACAACTTTGATTTCCCTTTGATCCTACAGTTACCAGTGGGTGAAATTTGATGTGTGCAAACCTGGAGAGGGACAGCTACCCCAGGGACTGCCAGAGAATGATGTAGCTGTGAGTTTTGAAGCCTTTCAGAGACAGACCTTTGATGAAGAGCATAATGATCCCATTCTaccaggtatttttttcttttttcttttttttagtttcaggtggataaaatagctttttatttatttatatgtggtgctaaggatcaaaactagtgcctcacatgtgctaggtaagcactctaccactgagccacaataccagcaCCTATCAGGTATCTTTTAACTTCTCCTTTCTGGTTTGAACATACTATCCCCTCTGCACCCATTATTGAGTATTCCATATATCTAGGCAGTAAGTGATGTAAGCTTTCACTGATCTAACCATGAAAGGTACTGAGTCAGAGGGGAACATGAGGCCTGCTTGGATTCCCAAATTACTCACAAAAGTCACAGGAAGCACCTGTGGTCATTGCAAAAGGCAGGACATCCTGAGTGACCCTTTGTGGACCACTACAGTGTCTCATTCTATAACCTATGTAAGACCTAAGTGGAACACCAGGGGAAGGCTTCTGTACAGGGAGTAAAATTTCAAATGAAGTTAAAGAATTCACCTCATGGCCTTGGTCCTACTGATGTTACTTGGATTGCTTCCCACAAATGGGAAGATCAGTCGGGTATTCAGGCATTCAGATCATAATAGGGTTATATGTATGTAGGCAAACGACTTCAtctatttcagttttcttcatgaTAAAAGTAAACATCTGTCCTATTTTACAACCAAGGGAAAAATTGGACTGATAGATGCAAGGGTGTTAAGGAATTAAAAGGCTATTTATGTGCCTGAACACTCTCCTAAGATTCCCAAGCAGTAGTAGAATTTAAGGAATTGCTTTCTCCAGGATCCTTGGAGCTCCCTGAGCTTCAACCTGCAGCCTTTGTGTCATCTTACCAGCCGGGGTTCCTGACACAGGGACCCTTGGTGGATACTCACCTGCAGCACCTGAAGTCTCCATCACAGTGCAATCCAGTTCAATCTTCAGATTAAACAAAGAGGGATCAGAGTCCACATCATTTTCATCAGGATGGATTTTTAACTTAAACTAAAATTTAGAATATATGGAAGAAGGCAGCAGTTCAGGAGTAAAGAAGATATTATCTTGTCATAGAAGTTTCTATGGTGACAGGTTACCCTGGAAAAActgtgttgatttatttttagtaataaattTCTCTTGACAATTTTGCTCATATTTCTCTTCTTGTAATCAGGACATAATCTTTTTTGTTTAGCTCTTCCTGATATAAACTTCAGTTCCTTAAAAATCAGAGTGAAAGACTGTTCAGCTGCTATTACAAAATGCCATTGGCTGGGTAgtttataaacagaaatttatttctcttagttGTGGAGGCTGGAAATTCTTTAAGTTCAAGGTGCTGGCAGAGTCAGTGGTGAGGGCTAGCTCCCTGGTTCATAGACAGCCGTCTTGCTATAGCCTCACATCATGGAAGGGGCAAGGCAGCTATCTCGGGacccttttataaggacactatgCAGAATCCTTGTGACTTAATCCTCTCCCGAACACCCTAATTCCTAATATTATCTCATTGGAGGGTTTAGGATTTAATTTATGATTTAATACAGATGTTGAGTCTTTAGCAGCTACTAATTTGTGAAGGAGATAAGATTCTAGCAACCTTCCACTCTTGATTTTGATCCCAGTTGAGGACTCCCAAATCCCCTAGCCCCTACAACCCAGGCTCCTGCTTTCTGCTCATGGCAGTATTGACAAACAGATCCTCTGCTTGTACTCAAGTTGCAAAGTCCAGTCCAGGATACACTCATATTTTGAACATCCTTTAAGCACTGAGCtacgttcccagccctttttgtttctttgttgagacagggtttcactaagttactgaggctaggaGAATGTGCTTTTAACTCAGTTGAAACCACATGATTACACACATTCAGATATAATCAGGGATTAGTTCCATCCTCATTTCACTTAACCCATCATTTTGTTTTAGCCATCTAATTATATAACTCTGCATTCTATACAACTGAATTCTTTGGACATTGCTTATATAGCCTTACTTGGAGGCTTAACTATCTCTAATGGCTACAACTCCACACTATCTATGGAATTCCTCAGCTCCCCATCCATCAGGTGCCCAGGGATGTCTGGAAATGAAAGGATCAGAAGTAAAATGGGGAAGCAGTGGTGAGAATGAATTGTTCACAAGCTGTACTTCCTGACTACCAACTGAAGACACATGAATGGGATTGGCATTTTGTAGTAATAAATGTGACCAGCAGGGGGAGGGATCAGAAAGAGCAGTGTTGAGAGCACAGCAAACTGGCCACTACAAATGAACAGCAACTGTGTGACTGAAGTTCTacaacttttaaaatgcaaaataaacagTGTGAAACTTGAATAGTAGCAAATCCAGTTGGGAGGGGATCAAAGCTGTTGAGATGTTTTAGTGTTTTATCTTGTTTCTCTGCATAAATTGCTGGAGCATATTTGCACTTATACCAAAATAATAGATGCTGCTTTTATCAAATAGCAAATGTTTTTCTATGGTATTTCAGCCTGAGTAAAACACATCCTAAAAGAGAATCTCATCTTagagatttaaattattttaataaattagtaCAAGTTTACCAGAACTGTTTTTCAAACTACAATCAACCCATTAGTTTTCATAAATTTAAAGAGTCAacacctactttttaaaaaattaaatagaacatATTGAAACACATCACATGGAAAAAGATTGTAACTTTGATTTcaattataattgtatatatgtatttatataaatatttacaaatatgtatGGGGATAtgtgaaataatattaaatgtttttgctatgtaccaaggttttttaaaaacttagaaaacactgccaaaatgtatttaaagtatCTTTTCATCTAccaaattgttaaaatatttttaatttgacaaCATCCAATGTCAATAAGGGGGAGGGAAAAAATAccttggtgggaatgtaaattgttTCATCCTTTGGGAGCATTAAGCTTGTAGGtatcacaattttaaacatacattttaaCCTGTTACTCATGTTAAGAACCCTAAGAAATAACTGAATGAGTGAGGTATGATGTTTGTATGTAACACTCTTCATAATATTAGTTTAACAATGCAGATTTCTAAAATATCCATATGCCTATTTTAGGAAATTGGTTAAATAAAGTATAGGGATCCACAGCTGTAATActgtaaatttttatttgcatcagaaaattattttggtagaataaattaaaaacagattaCAAAAGAATATACTACATAGTATACAATATTTAAGCCAAACAAATCAAGTGCATGTTTACCAAAATTGCGTTTCCCTCTTGATGATCTGGGGATGATTTTTCTGTGTGCTTTTCTTCAGTAGTCCAAATTTTCTACAGTGATTACTTCATTTTCAAACAGTAAAAAGTTCTTTTCATTGGGGGAAATACACTGAATTCCTacagaatgttttaaattattcaacTACTAAAATTCATTTACATGTGGCTTCATTAATATAAATTACCTAAACCAAATTTTTTACCCTGTGTATACCAGGTGACTGGGTGTTAAGGAACTTTGGCTTAGAGTTCCTGCCTGTGTTATGAGGAGCCACTTCAGAAACCACTCTAAATCCGAATTTCAAATCAAatagagctttatttacctggccagggactatCACCCACCGTAGAGACTCAAGCTCTGTAggaggacagcagcttcctggcCCAACCAAGGAGAATATAAGCACAAAAACCACAACTCAGGGACTTGCTTATTGTCATGTAAGCTAGccaatcacagaaattaaaacattaataagtgggatCTGTGGGCTCTAGGCAGGATTGGACTTTTCCAGTCAGCAAGCAAGcgataaacagaagctaaaaaagCATTAGCTTTACGGTTCACTTGACCACAGTCCCaggttcaagcaggtgctagacagtCATACACTGAACTTGAGTGGGGGTTGGCGGGaaagaatctacttcaaagtcatgtagacccacaagGGCATTCAAACCCAGGATATGGCTCACTACCGCTGCATCCTGAGCAGGGTAtaatttgtggggtacaaagtatggcaattttttttataagaaaagagCTTTAGTTTCTATTTCCTAGAAATGGGTCATGCAGTTCTCTCTTCACAGGGACAGTTACAAAGAAACTAAGATGGAGTTTCTATAGTCACATCTTTTTACTCAAATGACTACAATGACCCTATTCCGGTAATCCCAGAAAGGCGGGAATTGTTGCAAATGACTAATGAGTCTCTACCAGAGCAATTGCTTTACACACTCAATACTAGTAACTTATTTGATGCCTACTTGCAACTACAGTTATCTTTTGGCCTACATACACATTTTCATCTGTCATTTTACTAATATCTATAAACTCTGGCTACAAGATCAAGTTGCTATGTTAATCTAACATTATCTGTATTAACCTTcttgcttatatttatttataactatacTGACACACTGACTTATCCTATGACTTAAATTCTATGTTTTACATAGGATTCAAGTCATAGGATAACATGATTTTTCTACTATTACTTAGGTTTATTCCTGATGAACTTATGTCTTCCTATCACTTATCTGTTATCTTACCTTATTCCTATAGTCTTTAATCTATGTCTGTTGCTTATTGATTATCTATTCTATCTTGCTTTATACCTATAACCTATATCTATGACTTATTGATTATCTTGATCAGTTCACACCATAACAGCTGCAGGCTGCTTTCAAATTAGAATAGCCGTGAGGCCGTGAGTATCAGTGCACTATGTTGGGGGTTTTTAGCCCtcccccccctttccctccttccctcctgacctgcaggAGAGATTGGGGGAGCACGCCCAGACGCAGAGGACAATCAGACAcgccagggagaacagtcaaagcaggatctcgtttattgagaaaacacacacagctaatataatgtacaggagccaatcagggtaaaggtcagcagggagagttcacgtgtacacccatcctacaggcagtaatgggagacCTGAGCTGTCcgtgagggcagaagggttctgagcctatcctagaggtggtccaaTTTTTCATCACAACCCatggcaatgccttctggctaatcgcCAGGCACTCTTAGCCCCATGtagccccaggactgggaagccggtagcagccagcaagttaagtttcctctgttctgatgcaacatgccccatgttacatcatgccctacacaCTGGGCTGGGTGAGGAGTAGATAGTAACCTGACTTTTTCTTTTGAGCCTCTCTGTAACTAGGATTGTAGTTCCCATGGGGCCAGATGCATAAGAGGTCAAAGTATAAGCATTAAGAGTTAATTTACACTAGGAAATCCTCAGAGGAGCCAAACTTCCTTGCAGAgtgcaaaaattttttttttttttttttttttagatcttttaCCAAATAAAATCTTGACGTTAATAAAGCTATTCCTACTCTTTGGGATAGCACTAGAATCCCTTGAAAGGCTGATGTGGAGAAAATTGCTTATTGCATTAGTAGTATTCATTTGTCACATTAAATGGTAATTCTTTTAAGTCCATTCTTAACACAATTTGACTGATTATAAAAAGATATACATCACTAATCACAATACTTTTATTCCAAACTTGTAATCAATATAGTTTTCAAGAGCCATATATCTGTTTTTAACCAACCAGTAAGCTGCATTAtgattcttcttatttatttttaggtggtgctgaggatcgaacccagggccctgcccatgctaggcaaatgctctgcctctgagccacaaccccaaccccatgaTTCTTAAtagtacatacacacaaaagccCTCTTACATATTTGTCTCATCCACATTATTTTTCTGTAGGATTATCATGTAGCTTTCTTTCAAGCTAACTTTTTTCTTCCAGGTGGATTATCCTTAGTTAAACTTTTACCTTTAAAAAGCCTGAGACTCAGTTTTAATTCTTATGACCTATTTGCCTCAGTTAGCTCTACTTCTATTTGTCTTAGTCCTGATTCCTCTACCCCTGCTGTAACTGTCACCATGTGCCTGCACTGAGCTCCTACCACAGCTGTTTCTCTCCATTCTTTAAGGCATACCCTTGGCACTTTCCAATATGACTGCCCAAGTTtctggttggtttgttttgttttttttctatcacataaggaaaaacttttggaaaacaaaatttctcacaGAAAGAGTCAATAATCACTTGTTGGAGGTTTTGTAAAGAACACACGAAACCTGGCCTAAACggcctttaaaattttcttccaacCCTGAGATTAGACAGTTTTGGAGGAAAAGTATCAAAACATTTCACTcccaaaaaaatgaagaaagtgaatGACACTGAGGTTCAATTTGGTTGTAGTTCAGAATTAGCCCAAGACAGAGGCTCAGAGTAACCAGGAGACAAACACAAGCATTTGAAGTTGCCCACCAGCCATGGCACttctaagaatataaaaatagccACATGATAGCTGAGAACTGTTCAACAAGGCTTTCTATCAATGTCCTCATTTAAAAGTAACAGTTGTCATCATTTAAACTTCCAAACGCCAAATTCTAAAAGTCACTCTTGCATCTAATTGTCATTTGGCAATCTTGTTCTAATGTCCAGGGACCTGGTCTAAGATGAAGGCAATGAAGGGAGGAGCTGGTAGGGTACTGCTAGGGTGATATAGTGGACACTGCTTATATTCACAGGGCCATAAGGTCCAGGCATAGCGAAGAGCATCCACAGTGCCATAACAAGAATTGATATCCaaggtcagggtctgggttgagaaagtGCTCATAGGAACCGGAAGCCACTTGCATTGATGGTCACTGCAACATGAGATCTAATAAGAGTTAGAAAATAGGAATAGATCAATTAGAGTGTTTGAAGAAACTGGGAATTACTCTTTCAGACAGACTTAGTAGGGAGGGAAGGATCACGGCTTAGCTAAAACCCATTTCCTACAATAACTAGAACCTAGCCCAGGTTGAGTGTGGTTAACAAAACCACAAGTTGATAATGTAGCCCTGGCTTGaagagcacctgcttagcatgcatgaggcctaaaataaatacatgttcatGTGATTGAAtaatttaaatcaataaataaaagatcaacTTAGGAAGGCAAAGAAGCATAATCACATAAAGCATTTATGGAAGACACCCCTGAACATCCTTCTGGTGGTCCCTCTTGCGAGATGGCAAAGCAGGCAGGAATGTGAGCAAAGCAGCCCAACTGTTCCCTGGCATTCCCAGAGGAGATGCACACTGAGGAAGGGCACAAAGGAACTTTGGACACTGTGCCTTTCTTAAGTCCAAAGGCAATTCAGAAAAGGGAACATAAATTATCCAGGACCCACAGTTAAATTCTTCCCTGACCCTACTGTGTGGTTCCAGAGCCAGATAATAGGCAGACAGCCAACAACTGACAAAGAGGAGAACTTAGAATCTATAGCTTTCTTGAGTCTCTAACTCCAACTAAACCTAGCATGGCAAGAAGCAAAGTGGGACAAGTGCTGACCAGGAATCTGAGACAGATAGATAATATAGTTAGGACTCTGGAGAAGCTGTAGCCCTAGATAAACCCATGTGTGAAGTCTAACAGTGTCTCACCTCCTCTGTTGCCATATTTTCATACACCCTCTCCTAGCCTAATGACCTCAAAATTCCCCAAGACAATCATTTAAACATTCCACCAAGGAATGCCTCTACCCTGTACCCTCAACTACTAAAGACTCCTAATTACCCTCTTTAATCAATAGCCCAATTCCACTGCAGAATGATCCTTGCTaggtatgagaaaaaaaatagtcttgtTACATTAATTCATACTAAGTTACAATTTATCAAGCTTAAGCCTTTCAAGGGAGATACCAGATTTAAAGAATGTCTGAAATtagcataataaaacaaaaaagacaccCAAGGGTGAGAGGAATTTACTGGAGCCAGAATCTCTCAATAGGTAACCCAAAAATAAAACTCTACCCTGAGAAA
It includes:
- the Tbrg1 gene encoding transforming growth factor beta regulator 1 isoform X7 is translated as MKKLPKKSQNEKYRLKYLRLRKAAKATVFENAAICDEIARLEEKFLKAKEERRYLLKKLLQLQALTEGEIQAAAPSHSSSLPLTYGVASSVGTIQGAGPISGPSTGAEEPFGKKSKKEKKEKGKENSKLEVLKKTSKKKKMEGGARKLVQPIALDPSGRPVFPIGLGGLTVYSLGEIITDRPGFHDENAIYPVGYCSTRVYASMKCPDQKCLYTCQIKDGGVQPQFEIVPEDDPQKYIVGSSADACHAELLRTISATKGELMPNLLPSGADFFGFSHPTIHNLIQSCPGARKCVNYQWVKFDVCKPGEGQLPQGLPENDVAVSFEAFQRQTFDEEHNDPILPGDWVLRNFGLEFLPVL
- the Tbrg1 gene encoding transforming growth factor beta regulator 1 isoform X3, yielding MKKLPKKSQNEKYRLKYLRLRKAAKATVFENAAICDEIARLEEKFLKAKEERRYLLKKLLQLQALTEGEIQAAAPSHSSSLPLTYGVASSVGTIQGAGPISGPSTGAEEPFGKKSKKEKKEKGKENSKLEVLKKTSKKKKMEGGARKLVQPIALDPSGRPVFPIGLGGLTVYSLGEIITDRPGFHDENAIYPVGYCSTRVYASMKCPDQKCLYTCQIKDGGVQPQFEIVPEDDPQKYIVGSSADACHAELLRTISATKGELMPNLLPSGADFFGFSHPTIHNLIQSCPGARKCVNYQWVKFDVCKPGEGQLPQGLPENDVAVSFEAFQRQTFDEEHNDPILPVNIKFLQQSRLYVLDFILYLKYLCILQLVCGIHWNCSC
- the Tbrg1 gene encoding transforming growth factor beta regulator 1 isoform X5, whose translation is MKKLPKKSQNEKYRLKYLRLRKAAKATVFENAAICDEIARLEEKFLKAKEERRYLLKKLLQLQALTEGEIQAAAPSHSSSLPLTYGVASSVGTIQGAGPISGPSTGAEEPFGKKSKKEKKEKGKENSKLEVLKKTSKKKKMEGGARKLVQPIALDPSGRPVFPIGLGGLTVYSLGEIITDRPGFHDENAIYPVGYCSTRVYASMKCPDQKCLYTCQIKDGGVQPQFEIVPEDDPQKYIVGSSADACHAELLRTISATKGELMPNLLPSGADFFGFSHPTIHNLIQSCPGARKCVNYQWVKFDVCKPGEGQLPQGLPENDVAVSFEAFQRQTFDEEHNDPILPDLAWIHLCFYTSTIIKKRTWLS
- the Tbrg1 gene encoding transforming growth factor beta regulator 1 isoform X2 codes for the protein MKKLPKKSQNEKYRLKYLRLRKAAKATVFENAAICDEIARLEEKFLKAKEERRYLLKKLLQLQALTEGEIQAAAPSHSSSLPLTYGVASSVGTIQGAGPISGPSTGAEEPFGKKSKKEKKEKGKENSKLEVLKKTSKKKKMEGGARKLVQPIALDPSGRPVFPIGLGGLTVYSLGEIITDRPGFHDENAIYPVGYCSTRVYASMKCPDQKCLYTCQIKDGGVQPQFEIVPEDDPQKYIVGSSADACHAELLRTISATKGELMPNLLPSGADFFGFSHPTIHNLIQSCPGARKCVNYQWVKFDVCKPGEGQLPQGLPENDVAVSFEAFQRQTFDEEHNDPILPGSLELPELQPAAFVSSYQPGFLTQGPLVDTHLQHLKSPSQCNPVQSSD
- the Tbrg1 gene encoding transforming growth factor beta regulator 1 isoform X4 produces the protein MKKLPKKSQNEKYRLKYLRLRKAAKATVFENAAICDEIARLEEKFLKAKEERRYLLKKLLQLQALTEGEIQAAAPSHSSSLPLTYGVASSVGTIQGAGPISGPSTGAEEPFGKKSKKEKKEKGKENSKLEVLKKTSKKKKMEGGARKLVQPIALDPSGRPVFPIGLGGLTVYSLGEIITDRPGFHDENAIYPVGYCSTRVYASMKCPDQKCLYTCQIKDGGVQPQFEIVPEDDPQKYIVGSSADACHAELLRTISATKGELMPNLLPSGADFFGFSHPTIHNLIQSCPGARKCVNYQWVKFDVCKPGEGQLPQGLPENDVAVSFEAFQRQTFDEEHNDPILPAPHPSGAQGCLEMKGSEVKWGSSGENELFTSCTS
- the Tbrg1 gene encoding transforming growth factor beta regulator 1 isoform X6, producing MKKLPKKSQNEKYRLKYLRLRKAAKATVFENAAICDEIARLEEKFLKAKEERRYLLKKLLQLQALTEGEIQAAAPSHSSSLPLTYGVASSVGTIQGAGPISGPSTGAEEPFGKKSKKEKKEKGKENSKLEVLKKTSKKKKMEGGARKLVQPIALDPSGRPVFPIGLGGLTVYSLGEIITDRPGFHDENAIYPVGYCSTRVYASMKCPDQKCLYTCQIKDGGVQPQFEIVPEDDPQKYIVGSSADACHAELLRTISATKGELMPNLLPSGADFFGFSHPTIHNLIQSCPGARKCVNYQWVKFDVCKPGEGQLPQGLPENDVAVSFEAFQRQTFDEEHNDPILPGYCAKISEAKKEKRKNYP